DNA from Cotesia glomerata isolate CgM1 linkage group LG10, MPM_Cglom_v2.3, whole genome shotgun sequence:
AGTTTGCCATCCAAATATAATTAGTCTAATTTCTGAACACGAAACAACTGACCagttatttttagtaatgGAACTAGTAAAGGtttggttttattttaattacttaattatctTGTTATCTACTAATTGATCAGTTTTACTTAATAAAGCCATTAACTCATTAGGGTGGAGATTTGTTTGACGCAATTGCAGCAGCGACTAAATTTTCCGAAGCCGAAGCGAGCGTAATGATCGGTCACTTGACATCGGCATTAGCATACTTGCACTTTCATCAGATAGTTCACCGTGATGTGAAGCCGGAAAATCTGCTCGTTGAGATGGAGGGTAGCCATGTAAGGTGCTTAAAACTTGGTGACTTTGGTCTAGCACAAATTGTCACCGGACCGCTTTATACAGTATGTGGAACACCTACATACGTTGCGCCTGAGATACTTGAAGAGACGGGATATGGATTGAAGGTAAAATTCTTTTGTTATCTTATTCTTGTtactctattttatttaattgcttattctataattaatattaaaacgtTCAATAATGTGATATTCTTTGGTAGATTGACGTATGGGCCGCTGGAGTTattctttatattttactCTGTGGGTTCCCACCATTTGTTTCACCTGAAAATGACCAAGAGGAACTATTCGAGCGGATTCTTAGCGGCCAGTATGAATTTACTTCGCCCTACTGGGATCCGATTTCTGATTCCGCGAAACAACTGATCTCAAACATGCTCCAGGCTCAGCCAGAGTTAAGATTCAGCGCTGAAGATGTTTTAGACCATCCTTGGCTTgtggtaatttataaatttttttttttttaattatcaagagTAGActggttaaaaaattgattttttaaaaataatttcacaattttttaaatcaattttagtaaatatttttcaagtatacaaggaaaaaagtaaactgtaataaataatagtcgatttataaaaagtaatgatctactggaaaaaattatcatttcaaacagtaaaatcgtgatttttaacaatcactttataatatttttcatttaaatactacaatttattgtttacatagaaaaaaatactatttcaaacagtaatgtTCGCTATATGAAAGTCCaaaatgtttaagtataataattaagaatttagactttggtatttatcatttcgtacataaaaaatgatcgcatgataggtaaaaactataaaataaagttactaaatttctaatacaagcaatgtcaatatttacaaagtaagatggtaaattttaaacgcacacagtaagaaaaatttcttgactggagaacaaaattcttggctcaagaaaattttcgggtgcctgaaggaagaccgaagttgtgttggccgaagtaaaaatttttcttgaaattttattcttggtagaagtaattttttcttaattcaaattatcataaatacttgagacaataaatttttatatttaatcaagatttatagatactttagggaagcagcgccacttacttcagctgagaaaaaaattttctcaccttgagaaaatttttttcttgaatatttgatacccattttatattattttagcgtgcaattatacatattgaatgaaaaaaaatgattcaatattatttgatcttcccatttaacatgttaatcaataaaaatattaatgaaaatttacttctatcgagatatttaattttttggagcaagagagaaattttatcaagacaagaaaatttgacttaaataaattttcttggatcaagatacgtattttttaaagcaaaagaattaatttttttggaataagtgaaatttcttgtcaaaaaacaaatttttttttcgttcaagaaaataattagaaagaaaaatattttcttggctcaagtgaaccttttttctgTGCAACGCTAAAGatgaaactataattattgacctGCTtgaactggtaaaatgtatattttaacagtagaatttttactgtttcaaatgttaaattctccgagtaggagactataaaaattaaccggaattcgagtgaattttacagtttacttttttccgtgtaagttTATTAAAAGTCAATTTTCAGTACAGTcttataaattatgataaaaaaaaaaaaaataacaaaaaatctcTAATAAAACAGcagaattataatatatatcatGCATGGCTTCTCTATAAAAACACTGGGGTAGTAAAAGCCGACCAAATACAATAATCGTGATAATAATCTTGtacgtataaaaatttatttttattttttctacaaCTCATAAGCTTATCAACATACTGTTTACACATGTGAGTGTACATTAAATCACACTAGCTGTAGTATTTCTCGAGCACGCTTCACTGGCTTCGGGGTTTAAACAAatagcaataaaattaatctttatcacagaaaaaaaaaatcaaggaattttataattagattGGGATAAATTAGCTTGTAGCAATGCTTATGTAGTAGTCTGGCCTATCTGTAGCctcgctttttttttatttgtccgGTCTCTGTACATCTGCAGAGCTTTCTAGGAGGCGAGCAGTCCACGTCTCGATGTATTGCAGCCAGTGAATCGCCGCAGCAACACCGGAATCAGCAGTGTCAGCCGCTGAGGGTGAACACGTCCTTCGAGCTGAACTCGAGCAAGCAGTGGAGCGACGGCAACGGGAGCATCACCGACATCTGCCAGTCCCCGGTCAGCAGACACCAGCTCTGGTCAGAAGACCAACCAAAGAGCAACCAGCTGTGTGATGAAACTGACAAGTTCAACGGCAATAGCTTTGCCATTAATAACGAAGAGCCCATATCACTGAGCGCAGAGTGCTTGCAAGAGATAAGTGTCCTGACGAGCTCGATGCGCGACCTTATGCATAATATTGATGATGACATTTCGGGGCAAAAAACCTCCAAGAGTGTTACATCATCGCTTAACAGTATTCTAGAAAAcgttaattgtaataaaaataacaacggACGTTATTTAAGTCcggtttataataatttacattccACTAATAAGAGAAATGGTAATTCTCTTTCAGACATTCATTCCAAAGCAAACACCGATAAAATTTCAGCAActacatcatcatcatcatcgacTATTATCAACGATTATCACCGACTGCTACCGGTCGCTGATAAAAGGTGCAATAATTTAAGTAGCAAgatgagtaaaaataatatttatagtgTTTCCAATGGTGCTGCTGCTGGTAACAAACGTGATAATGACAATGACAAGTACTCCTCCGTTGAAAATTTCTCCCAGTCGACGGATGGCCTCAGTGTCAGCTCAGACAATAATATCGAGACCTCTGATAGCTTCGTTAATATTCAATTTgctaaatttaacaaaactaTCGGCGGATCCAGCAGCCAGAGTACCCAGTCCTCAGAGAGCCTCGACAATATCCCCATCAACCGCGGGACCAAGCTAAACCACACTGTCATTGGGAAGAAAGTTACCGAAGACATCAGTCGCCAGGTCTTGAAGAGAAATCCAAAGTACAATTTACGCTCGACGGCTAATCGCAActcaaaattgatcgaacaTGCTTCTTCCTCGGTGAATTCGAAGATTAAAAATTCCCTGATCCCGCTGAGAGCCAATGACCAGTTGGTCGTTGATAATAAACCAGACACCTCGGTTAAGTCTTTGGGAAACGACCAAGTTAAGCTGAGAGAAAAAAAGGCTCCAGTTGTAAAACGCGATAGCAATAAAAAACGCTTCAGTTGTTTCTCGAATTACTCTGGGAAGAAATCTCAAGATGGTGAGGATAAATTAAACAGCGCTAGAAAGTGCAGCTCTACTGATGAGCTGAGAGAAAACAAGCAAGTAGTTTCCAAAATTAATGTTAAGGCTAATAGGTATAGTTTGTATTACACGCCACAGCTGCCGAGAAAATCTTATGAGTTGGATAATTGCGGAAAATCTGCGGGAAAGTCTTGTAAAAATTCAGTCACGCCTGGTGGAGCATCCAGACCAACTAGTTGGAAAATACCAGAGTCTAGGACAGATGAGACCAGTGATAAGAGAAATAATCGGAAGTCACTTGTTGATACTTATAGTTATTCTAATGTTAAGCGGGGTAATAAAACTGCTAGACAGTCGGTGGTTAATTTACCCTCGAGTAATGATgggaaaataaagtaatttaatttatttatatttatcgagtaatttattatacaaGCTAGTATTCATCTCGTCGACTGCCACTTTTGTAAagtgaatttataattagtagTTTGTAAAATCTTAATGatattgatgatgatgaaggtttattaaatgattttaacgtaaatttatttagaatatttatttatttagtttattggcggtgtaatatttttgaattgttttaatggtttatattttttttaaattaaaaattatttagttttatttatttgtaatagaTATGCCAAAtgcatttttgtttttaagttAAAGTATTTTATGGATAGTAATTGTAAAACGGTCTATAATTGAGAAGTAATGTTTTGTAAGAGAACTATAATAATGACAGTGCTTGAAGATATCACGGAGAGTAATTAGTCggtgtaatttattaaaaatgaattaagcTCAAGATATAAATAA
Protein-coding regions in this window:
- the LOC123272546 gene encoding 5'-AMP-activated serine/threonine-protein kinase catalytic subunit alpha — its product is MMEQALSRGTSLSGESNLSTQELSPRIMGSLEERLIIESDNFTSKNQTPPTLRTPATKKAKRVRFFRNGDKFYTGIVMAVTPERYRSFDSLTTDLTRALLSNVTLPNGVRTIYSMDGKKVQTINDLEDGKCYVVSGHGELFKKVEYSSTKVRRGSSLSGLPQSPAGTGRIVTIIPSCVRARIITLIRHGSKPRKVLRLLINKRNAASLEHVLEAITQTVKLDCGVVKRVYTLSGKLVISLEQFFEHEEVFLAYGSEKSTQEDFELDIEESKCVQSFKRGSCVSKRQSGPMPVMPRKTGKRTLTAPQVRTPSPSTLTLPQPFRMHYNVGHVIGDGNFAVVRHCTHKQTGAEYAMKIVDKSKCQGKETMLASEVAILRQVCHPNIISLISEHETTDQLFLVMELVKGGDLFDAIAAATKFSEAEASVMIGHLTSALAYLHFHQIVHRDVKPENLLVEMEGSHVRCLKLGDFGLAQIVTGPLYTVCGTPTYVAPEILEETGYGLKIDVWAAGVILYILLCGFPPFVSPENDQEELFERILSGQYEFTSPYWDPISDSAKQLISNMLQAQPELRFSAEDVLDHPWLVSFLGGEQSTSRCIAASESPQQHRNQQCQPLRVNTSFELNSSKQWSDGNGSITDICQSPVSRHQLWSEDQPKSNQLCDETDKFNGNSFAINNEEPISLSAECLQEISVLTSSMRDLMHNIDDDISGQKTSKSVTSSLNSILENVNCNKNNNGRYLSPVYNNLHSTNKRNGNSLSDIHSKANTDKISATTSSSSSTIINDYHRLLPVADKRCNNLSSKMSKNNIYSVSNGAAAGNKRDNDNDKYSSVENFSQSTDGLSVSSDNNIETSDSFVNIQFAKFNKTIGGSSSQSTQSSESLDNIPINRGTKLNHTVIGKKVTEDISRQVLKRNPKYNLRSTANRNSKLIEHASSSVNSKIKNSLIPLRANDQLVVDNKPDTSVKSLGNDQVKLREKKAPVVKRDSNKKRFSCFSNYSGKKSQDGEDKLNSARKCSSTDELRENKQVVSKINVKANRYSLYYTPQLPRKSYELDNCGKSAGKSCKNSVTPGGASRPTSWKIPESRTDETSDKRNNRKSLVDTYSYSNVKRGNKTARQSVVNLPSSNDGKIK